A stretch of Imperialibacter roseus DNA encodes these proteins:
- a CDS encoding nitrous oxide reductase accessory protein NosL yields the protein MKVKFNYLFLLAILLPLALFAFPLWKITLQAPQYPDGISMYIWINQITGDSPSTLQNINILNHYVGMQFIVPDSIPELKYFPWIVGGMSLLGLLFFQIKKKSLYLTWAMIMIVLGGLGVYDFYLWEYDYGHNLSPKAPIKVPGMAYQPPVIGSKMLLNFKADSWPSTGGYFLGAGIALALLAFWLEKKKASKTAVLEKAMAMIALITIFGLTSCSITPRPLALGSDHCHHCKMKIVQPQYGAELVSSTGKIYTFDAVECLVQYADENKISAENIAFEMVVPYDQPGTLMDAAKCVFIRSAKLPSPMGMYITALSSKSKIEPIIDGYDGEIYTWEKLQSGIDNLPGITAQLP from the coding sequence ATGAAAGTTAAATTCAATTACCTTTTCTTGCTGGCCATACTTTTGCCGCTTGCATTGTTTGCTTTTCCGCTATGGAAAATCACGCTACAAGCTCCCCAATACCCTGACGGTATTTCTATGTATATCTGGATCAATCAGATAACAGGGGACTCGCCCAGCACATTGCAAAATATCAACATCCTCAACCACTACGTGGGCATGCAATTCATCGTACCCGACTCAATTCCTGAGCTGAAATATTTCCCCTGGATTGTAGGTGGCATGTCGCTTTTGGGGCTGCTGTTCTTCCAGATAAAAAAGAAATCACTCTACCTCACCTGGGCCATGATTATGATTGTCCTTGGAGGCCTCGGTGTCTACGACTTCTACCTCTGGGAATACGACTATGGGCACAATCTCAGCCCTAAGGCACCCATCAAAGTACCCGGCATGGCTTATCAGCCACCTGTAATTGGCTCGAAAATGCTGCTGAATTTTAAGGCTGACTCCTGGCCGTCAACAGGTGGCTACTTCCTTGGAGCAGGCATAGCACTTGCTCTCCTGGCATTTTGGCTTGAGAAGAAGAAAGCTAGCAAAACAGCAGTGCTTGAAAAGGCCATGGCAATGATCGCTCTTATAACCATTTTTGGCCTCACGTCCTGCTCGATAACTCCACGCCCCCTTGCTCTGGGCAGCGACCATTGTCATCATTGCAAAATGAAGATCGTACAGCCACAATATGGAGCTGAGCTGGTTTCCAGCACTGGCAAAATCTATACCTTCGACGCTGTGGAGTGCCTTGTGCAATATGCAGACGAAAACAAGATAAGTGCTGAGAATATAGCCTTTGAAATGGTGGTGCCCTACGACCAGCCAGGCACACTTATGGATGCGGCCAAATGCGTTTTCATCAGAAGTGCCAAGCTACCAAGCCCTATGGGCATGTACATCACAGCGTTGAGCTCCAAGTCCAAAATTGAGCCCATTATTGACGGATACGATGGAGAAATATATACTTGGGAGAAACTTCAATCAGGCATAGACAACCTGCCTGGCATTACCGCCCAGCTCCCATGA
- a CDS encoding nitrous oxide reductase family maturation protein NosD, giving the protein MRFPSRFIIPFLVIATFQALGAVPDTLEVGKKYASIKQALAAAASGDVIKVFPGVYFENEVIIDKPCTLLGVGYPILDAGLKNDAIIIRADSVSIIGFHIRNVATNYVRDLAAIHVEEARHFNIQDNKLENTFFGIYLQKSRDGRVAGNSIIGQAVVEASSGNAIHLWYCKNVDVSNNEARHHRDGIYLEFSDSIRIVRNVSQDNLRYGLHFMFSNYNDYLENTFQSNGAGVAVMFSSQIVMKRNRFIDNWGSASYGILLKEIKDGLISNNLFQGNTIGIYGESSDRMTISQNDFTENGYALRILGSCRDNIITENNFIDNTFDVGTNATRQYNQYTRNYWSEYTGYDLDKNGVGDVPYRPVKLFSFVVEKVPQAIVLLRSLFVDLMNFTEKVTPVFTPQNLFDDQPLMKPHPHDQYSTSS; this is encoded by the coding sequence ATGAGGTTTCCTAGTCGTTTCATCATCCCATTTTTAGTTATCGCCACCTTTCAGGCCTTGGGTGCAGTGCCCGACACCCTGGAGGTGGGAAAAAAATACGCTTCAATCAAGCAGGCGCTGGCCGCAGCAGCATCAGGAGACGTAATAAAGGTGTTTCCTGGTGTGTACTTTGAAAACGAGGTGATCATTGACAAGCCATGCACCCTGTTGGGTGTGGGCTACCCCATTCTTGATGCCGGTCTTAAGAACGATGCGATCATTATCAGGGCGGATTCCGTCAGTATCATAGGCTTTCATATCCGAAACGTGGCCACCAACTATGTGAGAGACCTGGCGGCCATTCACGTGGAAGAAGCCCGGCACTTCAACATTCAGGACAACAAACTTGAAAACACCTTCTTTGGTATTTACCTGCAAAAGAGTCGGGACGGCAGGGTCGCCGGAAACTCCATCATCGGGCAGGCAGTGGTTGAAGCCAGCTCAGGCAATGCCATCCACCTTTGGTATTGCAAAAATGTAGACGTAAGTAACAACGAAGCCCGCCACCACAGGGATGGTATCTATCTGGAGTTTTCCGATAGCATCCGTATAGTGCGCAATGTGAGCCAGGACAACCTGCGGTATGGCCTCCACTTTATGTTCTCAAATTACAATGATTACCTCGAAAACACCTTTCAGTCTAACGGTGCCGGAGTAGCGGTTATGTTTTCCTCTCAGATTGTGATGAAGCGAAACAGGTTTATCGACAATTGGGGCAGTGCTTCTTATGGCATACTGCTCAAGGAAATTAAAGACGGGCTGATCAGCAACAACCTTTTTCAGGGCAACACCATCGGTATCTATGGAGAAAGCTCTGACAGAATGACCATCAGCCAAAACGATTTTACTGAGAACGGATATGCACTGCGAATACTCGGGAGCTGCAGAGACAACATTATTACCGAGAACAATTTTATAGACAATACCTTTGACGTAGGCACCAACGCCACCAGACAGTACAACCAATACACAAGAAACTACTGGTCGGAGTATACTGGTTACGACCTCGACAAAAATGGCGTGGGCGATGTGCCCTACCGGCCTGTGAAGCTTTTCTCTTTTGTAGTAGAAAAGGTGCCACAAGCCATTGTGCTCCTTCGAAGTCTTTTTGTTGATCTCATGAATTTCACTGAAAAAGTGACGCCGGTGTTCACGCCGCAAAACCTGTTCGACGATCAGCCACTTATGAAACCTCATCCCCATGATCAATATTCAACATCTTCATAA
- a CDS encoding ABC transporter ATP-binding protein, which produces MINIQHLHKSFGKLEVLKDVQLEILPGKVTAVLGPNGSGKTTLMKSILGMTLPDKGTIEVRGEPTRHAWNYRKHLSYVPQIAQFPSNLTVQELLQMIKEVRQEPANEGSLVDRLSLQQFLDKKLGTLSGGTRQKVNLVLALMFDAPIVLMDEPTAGLDPVALLALKRLIQDMRKAGKCILVTTHIMPLVEELADEIVFLLDGKVYFQGSLSELFSLTEKNTLEEAIAHFLIQRKDRTSVNA; this is translated from the coding sequence ATGATCAATATTCAACATCTTCATAAGTCCTTTGGCAAACTGGAAGTGCTGAAGGACGTCCAACTGGAAATTCTTCCCGGAAAGGTAACCGCTGTGTTAGGACCCAACGGCTCTGGAAAAACCACCCTGATGAAAAGCATTCTGGGTATGACCCTACCTGATAAAGGAACTATCGAGGTAAGAGGCGAGCCTACCCGCCATGCATGGAACTACAGGAAACACCTGAGCTATGTGCCACAAATTGCACAGTTTCCCTCTAACCTCACAGTGCAGGAGCTGCTACAAATGATCAAAGAAGTGCGGCAGGAGCCCGCCAACGAGGGTTCCTTGGTCGACCGGCTTTCTCTTCAGCAGTTTCTCGACAAAAAGCTCGGGACGCTCAGTGGTGGCACCCGGCAAAAAGTGAACCTGGTACTTGCCCTCATGTTCGATGCGCCCATTGTGCTGATGGACGAGCCTACTGCGGGGCTTGACCCCGTAGCGTTGCTGGCACTGAAGCGACTGATACAGGACATGCGCAAGGCAGGAAAGTGCATCTTGGTCACCACGCATATCATGCCACTCGTGGAAGAACTGGCTGACGAAATCGTGTTCCTGCTAGATGGCAAGGTGTACTTCCAGGGAAGCCTGAGCGAGCTGTTTTCACTTACTGAAAAGAACACACTGGAAGAAGCCATCGCTCATTTTCTCATTCAACGGAAGGACAGAACGTCCGTCAACGCTTAA
- a CDS encoding ABC transporter permease — MWKIFKYSFFDLLRSRWTYFYFLFFMIVTAGLLHLSGQVAAAITSLLNIVVVLIPLISTLYGIVYFYNSSEFTELLLAQPVRRRSIFLGQYLGLFTSLAASFLLGILIPAIFLGHFEVRLWLDLFYLLGIGTLLTAIFTAIAFLIALRQTNRMKGFAIAILTWLFLAVLYDGLFIIFLLFFEDYPLEKFSLIATVLNPIDLSRTSLLLKLDMAALMGYTGAVFNKFFGTSMGMLVSISALVLWVVGPLLGFLRVAARKDF, encoded by the coding sequence ATGTGGAAAATATTCAAATACAGCTTTTTTGACCTCCTGCGCAGCCGGTGGACCTACTTCTATTTCCTGTTTTTTATGATTGTTACCGCTGGTCTCCTGCATTTAAGCGGGCAGGTGGCAGCAGCCATTACGAGCCTGCTCAATATTGTGGTGGTGCTTATTCCACTCATCAGTACATTGTACGGTATCGTCTACTTTTACAACTCCTCAGAATTTACCGAGCTGCTTCTTGCCCAACCTGTAAGGCGACGCTCGATTTTCCTGGGACAGTACCTGGGCCTATTCACGTCGCTCGCCGCCAGCTTCCTGCTTGGTATTTTGATTCCAGCCATATTTCTGGGCCACTTTGAGGTCAGGCTCTGGCTTGATTTGTTCTACCTGCTTGGCATCGGAACGCTGCTCACAGCCATATTTACGGCCATCGCCTTTCTCATTGCCCTCAGGCAAACCAATCGCATGAAAGGATTTGCCATAGCCATCCTTACCTGGTTGTTCCTGGCCGTGCTGTACGACGGTCTGTTTATTATCTTTCTGCTCTTTTTTGAAGACTATCCACTGGAAAAATTCTCCCTGATCGCTACCGTGCTCAATCCAATCGACCTGTCACGAACCTCCCTGCTGCTGAAATTGGATATGGCAGCGCTGATGGGGTATACCGGAGCAGTATTCAATAAGTTTTTCGGCACGTCCATGGGTATGCTGGTATCCATCTCAGCACTGGTTCTGTGGGTAGTGGGCCCTTTGCTTGGTTTTCTGAGAGTGGCTGCCCGCAAAGACTTCTAG